In Aedes albopictus strain Foshan chromosome 3, AalbF5, whole genome shotgun sequence, the following are encoded in one genomic region:
- the LOC109416210 gene encoding ras-related protein Rab-35, which translates to MAREYDHLFKLLIIGDSGVGKSSLLIRFSDNTFSGSYITTIGVDFKIRTVVINGERVKLQIWDTAGQERFRTITNTYYRGTHGVIVVYDVTNGESFANVKRWLQEIESNCDVVNKVLVGNKNDDPARKVVITEDAQRFANQMDIQLFETSAKDNINVEEMFLAITEQVLRHKKQTQKQVQSDQSNDTVNLRKGANIKKKNKCC; encoded by the exons ATGGCTCGAGAGTACGATCATTTGTTCAAGCTTCTCATCATCGGCGATAGTG GTGTGGGAAAGTCTTCGCTTCTGATACGTTTCTCCGACAACACATTCTCCGGCAGTTACATAACAACCATCGGTGTCGATTTCAAAATACGCACAGTGGTCATAAACGGTGAACGCGTGAAGTTGCAAATATGGGACACTGCAGGACAGGAACGGTTTAGGACTATAACGAATAC TTATTACCGTGGAACGCATGGTGTTATAGTGGTATACGATGTCACCAATGGCGAATCTTTTGCCAATGTAAAACGATGGCTACAGGAAATTGAATCTAATTGTGACGTAGTGAACAAAGTTCTAG TCGGAAACAAAAACGACGATCCCGCCAGGAAGGTTGTGATCACCGAAGACGCGCAGCGTTTTGCGAACCAGATGGATATACAGCTTTTTGAAACCTCAGCCAAAGACAATATCAATGTAGAGGAAATGTTTTTAGCCATCACCGAGCAAGTGCTAAGGCATAAAAAGCAAACGCAAAAACAG GTTCAATCGGATCAAAGTAACGACACCGTCAATCTGCGCAAAGGAGCTAACATAAAGAAAAAGAACAAATGTTGCTAG
- the LOC109416145 gene encoding beta-chimaerin: MAKEPPSPSHKVWKPELYKIQLEAPTPKAVCCESQPVTRPDFYNLEYHGTMNHKDCEHILSEKPDGSYLIRRSPGAEDYWTLSLRFGEKTKHFKIYYTPDKGHYLSENFKKFDTIHDLVADGLVDFYMRLHAGPIIQQMMCQTKNCYEQSPYMTLNRRKLRALSNELRKSSKLSMLNDDATVGNVLGTESDSLTENMVIDQPSDDVLPEIYEKNHLFKTHTFKGLNWCEFCANFLWGFTSQGVKCEDCGFVAHIKCSELVPAKCVPDLKRLRGIFGVDLTTLVTAHKCKIPFIVKKCVEEVERHGMLQEGIYRISGFADEIDALKMALDKDGEKADMSVLAYSNINVISGVLKLYLRLLPVPLITFHSYPAFMSSMVNKTIGEQVRSLREAIKLLPLAHFNCLKYILEHLNRIASHNAINKMNESNLATVFAPTLIATPQHLTDLSQEINMLTALITHCHTVFL, encoded by the exons ATGGCTAAGGAACCCCCATCTCCAAGTCATAAAGTATGGAAACCCGAAT TGTATAAAATTCAGCTCGAAGCACCCACACCTAAGGCAGTATGCTGTGAGAGTCAACCCGTAACTCGTCCGGATTTTTACAATTTGGAATACCACGGAACTATGAATCATAAAGACTGCGAACACATTTTGTCGGAAAAGCCAGATGGATCCTATTTAATTCGACGGAGCCCCGGAGCAGAGGACTATTGGACCTTAAGCCTACGTTTCGGCGAGAAAACCAAACATTTCAAAATCTACTACACTCCGGATAAGGGGCATtatctcagtgaaaatttcaaaaagtttgaCACCATCCACGACCTCGTGGCAGATGGGTTGGTGGATTTTTATATGCGTCTTCACGCCGGTCCCATTATACAGCAGATGATGTGCCAGACGAAGAATTGCTACGAGCAAAGTCCATACATGACATTGAATCGGCGGAAGCTCAGGGCGCTTTCGAATGAGTTGAGAAAATCCTCAAAATTATCGATGCTGAATGACGACGCGACCGTTGGAAACGTTTTAGGTACGGAATCGGATAGCTTAACAGAAAACATGGTTATTGACCAGCCAAGTGATGATGTTCTACCGGAAATCTACGAGAAAAACCATTTGTTTAAAACCCATACCTTCAAGGGACTGAACTGGTGCGAGTTTTGTGCTAATTTTCTCTGGGGGTTCACGTCGCAAGGAGTTAAATGTGAAG ATTGCGGTTTTGTAGCCCACATCAAGTGCTCTGAACTGGTTCCTGCCAAGTGTGTTCCGGATTTGAAGCGGCTACGAGGAATATTTGGTGTAGATTTGACAACCCTGGTCACCGCCCACAAATGCAAGATCCCGTTCATCGTCAAAAAGTGCGTCGAAGAAGTCGAACGCCACGGTATGCTACAGGAAGGAATATATCGAATATCTGGCTTTGCCGATGAGATCGATGCTTTAAAAATGGCTCTCGATAAAGATGGAGAAAAGGCTGACATGTCGGTGCTAGCGTATAGCAATATAAACGTCATTTCTGGCGTTTTGAAGCTTTACCTACGACTGCTTCCGGTTCCATTAATTACATTCCATTCGTATCCTGCTTTCATGAGCTCTATGG TGAACAAGACCATAGGCGAACAGGTGCGATCCTTACGGGAGGCCATAAAGCTTCTACCGTTGGCtcatttcaattgtttaaaataCATTCTAGAACATCTCAACCGGATTGCTTCTCACAATGCAATAAATAAGATGAATGAATCAAATCTTGCCACAGTGTTCGCTCCAACGCTAATAGCCACACCGCAACATCTCACGGATTTATCCCAAGAGATCAATATGCTCACAGCCCTAATTACGCACTGCCATACAGTATTTCTGTAG